TATGCTTTCAGTCCGCAATTCATGTCGTGCAGTTTCAGTCCTGTAACTTTGCGTGCGGTGGCATTGTAGAGTTTTGACGGAAGATTTTTGGTCAATTTTGAATCATACCGTTTCTTTTTCCATCCCGAAACTAAATCATAATCTTCTTTCATTATCATCGAATACAGTTCCGGAATTTCATCAGGGCTGTCTTGTAAATCGGCATCCATTGTAATTACCACATCGCCTTCTGCTGCTTGGAAACCGCAAAACAACGCAGGAGATTTTCCATAATTGTGCCGAAATTTTATACCGCGAACATTTTTCGGAGCTTCTTTTTGAAGTCCTTCAATCACTTTCCAAGAATTATCGGTACTTCCATCATTAATAAAAATCACTTCGTAGGTGAAATTGTTTTCTTTCATCACCTTTTCAATCCATTCGTAAAGCTTGGGAAGTGATTCTTCTTCGTTGTATAACGGAACTATAACTGAAATATCCATATTTTTGAATTACAAAATTTGATTTTACAAATTATTTTTTCATTAAGAGTTATGAGCGTTTTTTTTGACAAAAACAGCAAGTACCAATCCAACTATAACTCCTAAAAATGTATTTCCCCAAATATATTGCAGAGCATAAGTTGTAGGCGAAAGGAGTAAATTTAAACTTTCTTCAACCTGTTTTTCTGAAATACCCATCATTGAAGTTACAATAGAAATAGATTTTTGCATATTCGGATCTTCCATCATGGACAACAAATATGCAGGATTTACAAATTTACAATAAATTAATACCACCGCTCCTGCAATAATGGATGCAAAGAAATAAAGCAATAAGATATATAAAAATGCATATCCGTAACTTATAGCTCCATTGTTTTCTATATCCCGATATCTAACCGTAAAACGATAAGTATAAACAATGGAAAGAATTAAAATTAAATTACTTAAAAGAATCAAAAAAGAGTTTTGTGAAACGGCAAAAAGAAAATTTAAAGAAAAAAAGGCACCTAAAATCAACGCGTATTTCATTGCCGAAGAAATTATTCTTGATTGCATATCTGTACAATTTATTAAACTACAAAAATACACAAAATTTAGATAAATGGAAAGTTTTAAAATTATGAGGCAATAAAAGAAAAGCTTCAATTACTATCTTTTTCCATTATAGGAATTTTTTATGCAGAATTTATGTGTTTTTTATTCATTTCAAACGTTTTCTAGGTTAAAATATACTTTTCTAGCATTATTATTTAATAAAAATTATGGTTATATCTAACTTTGAGGCGCAAAACACTTACATAAATACTTATTTTAATTTAATAATCATGAAAAAAACATTTATTACTCTATTTGCACTTTTTCTATTTTTCTATCCAACCTTTATTAAAGCACAAGCCCCGGCACAAGCTACCGACGTAATGTTGCAGGCATTTTATTGGGATTCTTATTCCGATTCAAAATGGACTACGTTGAATTCTCAGGCAAGTGAACTGGCACAAAGTTTCACTATGCTTTGGCTTCCTCCCAGCGGTGATGCAAACTCACCTTACAGTAACACAATGGGCTATACAGATGTTTACTGGTTCAAACAAAACAGCAGTTTTGGTACTCAAACCGAACTACAAACATTGATTTCCAATCTTAAATCGCAAGGAACGCGTTGTATTGCCGATATAGTAATTAACCACCGGAATGGTGTAACAAGCTGGACAGATTTTCCTTCGGAAACTTACAACGGTGTAACTTATACGTGGGGAAGTTGGGCAATTTGCAATAGTGATGAATGCGTTGCTGCAGGTTATGCCGCTACCGGAGCGCCTGAAGGATACAAGCCCGATGGTACCAGATGTGACGATTTCGGAGGAGCGCGAGATTTAGACCATTCAAATGTAACGGTTCAAAATACAATAAAAGCATATCTTCAGTTTATGAAAAATGATATGGGATATGATGGTTGGCGTTATGATATGACCAAAGGTTATCCCGCGAATTATACAGCAATGTATAATGATGCCGCCGGAGCTTATTATTCCGTAGGAGAATATTGGGACGGAGCTTATGATCCACAAGTTGCATGGATTGATGCTACAAGTAAAAAATCAACTACTTTTGATTGGTCTTTCAAATATGCACTAAATAATGCATCAGGCGGTGACCTTACAAAACTCGTATGGACATACAACGGTGCAAATCAACCTGCCGGAATAATTCATAATCCTAATTATAGAAGATACGCTACCACATTTATCGATAATCATGACACATATAGAGATTCAAATAAATTTACCGGCGATGTGTTAATGGCAAATGCTTTTATGATTTGTTCTCCCGGAATTCCTTGTGTGTTTTTACCTCACTGGAAACAATACAAATCTCAAATTCAAGCGATGATTGCAGCTCGTAGAGCAGTTCAAGTTCACAGCGAAAGCGCTGTTACCGTAAATCAATCGGCTTCAAATTTATATGTGGCTACTGTTACAGGAAAAACAGGAAGTTTAATTGTAAAATTGGGTAGTGGAAGTTATTCGGCTCCATCTGATTATACTTTGGCAACTTCGGGAAATGATTATGCAATTTGGACTAAAGGTGGAAGTGTATTGCCAATTCTTACGGTAACTCCTGCTTCCGGAACTTATATAACAGGACAAACAGTAACAATGACAGCTACGGGAAGCGCGGATATATATTACACCAGCGATGGAACGACACCCACTTCAAGTTCCACAAAATATACTTCACCAATTACTCTTCCTGTAGGTCCTACTACAGTAAAAGCAATTGCAATTAATGCAAATGGTTCTTCTTCGGTAACTTCAAATAGTTATACAATTGTTGATAAAAAAACAAGCATAACTGTTCGTTTCAAAGCTCCAACAACCTGGACAAGTGTAGACGTTTATGTTTGGGAAGTTATTAACGGAACAGCAAGTGAACTTTTAGGAAAATGGCCAGGAACAGCGGTTACAAAAGATGCTGCCGGATATTATACATATACTGTAACAAATTTTACTCAACCAACTATTAATGTAATATTCAACAATGCAAATAAAGGAGAGCAAACCGTTGATTTGTCGACAACAGATAATATTTGCTGGAATGTTGGAAGTGTTGCTGCAACCAGTCCGAATGTGAAATATAATGCAGATGTAGATGCAAGTTGTGTTACGGCGGTGGAAAAAATTCCTGCAGATAATTGGAAGATTTATCCAAATCCTACATCAGGAATCCTTCATCTTGATTTGCCTGAAACGGTAAATAAAGTAGTTATATCTTCTGTTTTAGGAGCTAAAATAAAAGAATTGGAAGTAATGTCAAAGCAAATTGATATATCTTCTTACCCTTCCGGGATGTATTTTATCACTATTTCTGATAATAACGGAGCGGTATCGACAAAACCTATTATGAAAAAATAGTGTTTGTGTTTAATTGATTAAAGTAGATGTAAATAAAGGTTGTCTTTTTTAGGCAACCTTTATTTTTTAAAAATTAAATTTTCACATTTTTCTCATAATACCTGCACCACACTTTTAATCCGCACTCTTCACATTTCGGTTTGCGCGCAATGCAAACGTAGCGTCCGTGTAAAATAAGCCAATGATGCGCTTTGGGAAGTAATTCGGCAGGAATGTGTTTCACTAATTCTTTTTCGGTTTGAAGCGGATTTTTAGAGTTGGTAGTTAATCCCAAACGTTCCGAAACACGAAACACGTGCGTATCCACCGCCATTGCAGGAAGATTAAAAACAACGGAAGCAATTACATTGGCAGTTTTTCTTCCTACGCCGGGAAGTTTTTGGAGATTTTCTACAGTATCGGGAACAACTCCACCGAATTCACTGACCAGCGTTTTTGCCATTCCTACCAAGTGTTTTGCCTTGTTATTGGGATAAGAACACGATTTTATATATTCAAAAACCACTTCGGAAGTAGTTTCTGCCATTACTTCAGGTGTTGGAAAAGCTTCCAGCAGTTTGGGAGTAATCATATTTACGCGCTTGTCGGTACACTGTGCAGAAAGTATTACAGCCACAAGAAGTCCAAAGGCATCTTTGTATTCCAATTCCGTTTCGGCAATCGGACGATTTTCCTGAAACCACGCAATAATGTGATTATATCTTTCTCTTTTTGTCATAAATCTATTTTTAAGTTTCTCTTCTTCGGAAGAGTCCCAATAGTTATCGGGATAAAGTGAAGTGAAAAATATTTGCAAAAATAAAACAATCCGTTTATATTGCCGTTCATTTTTATTATTTTTGTGGAATTAAATAACTCCGCTGCTTAACACATTTTTAACTGCAGACTATAAACTATTGACTACAAACTAAAAAATGGCTCCTAAAAAACCAATAAAAAATCAGCCGTCAAGCAACAAAGGCACAAAGGCATCTCCTTCACGTCATAAAGAAGAAAGTTCTTTTTCGCAAATCGTTAAATTTTTGAAAGATGAAAGAACCCATTATATTTTAGGGCTTTTTATTGCTGTGATTGTAATATTTCTGTTGCTTTCTTTTGTTTCTTATTTCTTTACGGGAGCAGCAGATAAAAGTGTATTCGATAATATTGGTTTTAGGGAATCAATACAAATACGCAGTTCTGTAAAGAATTGGACTTCGGTGTTAGGCGCTTTTTTCTCGGAAACATTGATAGATAACTGGTTTGGAATATCAGCGTTTGCTATTTTATTTTTCTTGATAGCCGCAGCTCTTAAATTAATGAAAGTAAAATTCATTTCGGTTTGGAAAGCTTTTTTCCATTCGTTTTTCTGGTTGATTTGGTTGTCTGTATTTCTTGGTTTTATTACTCGTCTTGTTCCTTATATACAACCCACGTTTTTTTCACTCGGGGGGAAACACGGTGAATTTATTTCCGAAGAACTCAACTCTTTTATAGGCGTTCCGGGAACAGGTTTAGCATTGCTCGCAGCATTAATTATTTATTTTATTTTTACGTGGAACGGAACCATTCATTTTTTAAATCGTGTATTATTCAAGAAGAATAAAAACACTTTTTTTGATGAGGAAGAAGAGCGTCAGGTGGCTGTTGGAACCGAAATTGTACCCGAAGAATGGATGACACGCAATAATTCAAAAACTTCACAAGATTTACTTGACGAAGAAGATGAAGAATTGGAAGAATTGGTTGAGAAAGTAAGTTTTGAAGTAACAAAAGCTCCTAAAACAGAGGAAGAAGACGTAGTGGAAGAATATGCGGAAGAAGAAAACGATGATCCAAATTATAACATTGGCAGGTTAGGAAAATATGATCCGACGCTTGATCTATCTTCATACAAACCGCCCACACTTGATTTGCTTAAGGTTTATGGCAATGAAGATGAAACACAAGTGGATATGGCGGAACAAAATGCTAATAAAAACCGTATTATAAGCACGTTAAAGAATTTCGGAATAGAAATTGACAGCATAAAAGCCACTGTTGGACCTACAATTACGCTCTATGAAATTGTTCCGAAATCAGGAATCAGAATTTCTAAAATACGAAATTTGGAATCGGATATTATGTTGAGTTTGGCTGCTACCGGAATTCGTATTATTGCGCCCATTCCGGGAAAAGGAACCATCGGTATTGAAGTCCCAAACCAAGACCCACAGGTGGTTTCAATGCACTCGGTGATTGCATCCAAAAAATTTCAAGAAGCAAAATTCGACTTGCCCGTTGTTTTTGGAAAAACCATTACAAACGAAGTTTTTATGGTAGATTTAACCAAAATGCCTCACTTGCTTGTGGCGGGTGCAACAGGACAAGGAAAATCCGTCGGTTTGAATGCCATTATAACTTCTTTATTGTACAAAAAACACCCGTCGCAGTTAAAATTTGTGTTGGTCGATCCTAAAAAAGTAGAATTTAATATTTACGCCGCTATCGAAAAACATTTTCTTGCCAAACTTCCCGACGGTGAAGACGCTATTATTACCGATACAAGCAAAGTGGTGCAAACGCTCAATTCGCTTTGTATAGAAATGGACGATAGATATGATTTATTGAAAAAAGCGCACGTGCGAAATATTAAAGAATACAACGAGAAATTCTTCAACCGTCAATTAAACCCGGAAAAAGGACATCGTTTCTTGCCTTACATTGTGGTAATTGTTGATGAGTTTGGCGATTTAATTATGACCGCCGGAAAAGAAGTGGAAATGCCAATTGCACGTATCGCACAATTGGCGCGGGCTGTGGGAATTCATATGATTATTGCTACACAGCGTCCTTCGGTAAATATCATCACCGGTGTAATTAAAGCCAACTTCCCTGCTCGCGTTGCATTTCGTGTTTCTTCTATGATTGACTCTCGTACTATTTTGGATGCTCCCGGTGCAAATCAATTGGTAGGGCGAGGCGATATGTTATTCTCGCAAGGAAGCGATTTAATTCGTGTGCAGTGCGCATTTGTTGATACTCCCGAAGTAGAAGATATTGCGCTTTACATCGGACAACAAAGAGGTTATCCTACTGCATTTTATCTTCCTGAATATGTTGGCCCGGAAGGAGAAGGAATTGATGTTGCTTCTGTGGATATGACTAAACGTGACCCGATGTTTGAAGAAGCTGCTCGTTTGATGGTTGCTTCTCAGGTGGGTTCAACATCCAATATCCAGCGTAAATTCTCCATTGGCTACAACCGCGCCGGACGCATTATGGATCAATTGGAAGTGGCAGGAATTGTGGGACCAAGCGAAGGAAGCAAAGCCCGCCAGGTGCTGGTGCAAACCGAATACGAATTGGAACATATTCTGAAACATTTGGGATAAAATCTATTTGTTGAAAGTGAATTTATTCTCGCAACTCGCAACTCACAGCTCATTGCTATATTCTGGCACGCAAATTGCATTTTAACATTTAAACGATTAAAATTTTAAAACGATGAAAAAAGTTACTTTTATAGCAAGTTTGTTGATGGCGTTTACAATGTTTACCGCAAATGCACAAAGCGATGCCAAAGCTGTTGGTATAATTGAAAAAATATTGAATTTATCTAAAACCAACGCAGTTAAAACAAATTTTACATTGACGGTTAAATCCGTTTCAGCAGAAAATCAAACCGTGAAGGGCGATATTACGATGAAAGGGAATAAATTTGTGCTGAATACCAACGATATGAACGTATTTTTCGATGGAAAAACACAATGGGCTTACCGTGAAGATTTGAACGAAGTTTCAATAACCAATCCTACTGAAAAAGAATTGGCAGAAACTAATCCGATAGCGATTTTAGCGGCTTATAAAGCAAAATCGGTAATGAAAATAGCAAAAAAAACCGCTTCTATGTACGTCATACAACTCACTCCGAAAGATGCAAAATCGGATGTGAAAAAAATCCTTGTAAACGTAAACAAAACCAATAATTATCCGTTATCTTTGCAACTGACGGATAAAAAAGGAACGGTTTCAACGCTTACACTTACACAATTCAAATCAAACCTGAAAGTTGCGGATAGTGAATTTGTATTTAATAAAAACAAATACAAAGATGTGGAAGTGAATGATTTAAGATAATTAAGTCAGAAATTAGAAGTCGGAAGACAAAAGACAGAAAACAGAAGAAAAAAGAATTTATATTTTGGCTTCTTCAATTTGATGTCTGATGTACAAAAATAACAAAAGCGTTTCCTTTTTTCCTGAAATCGGAAGCGTTTTTTTTTATTTGGTATTTTAAATAAAAAACCCTATTTTTGCAGAAAATTTTATATTAGAATAATATCACTATATACATTATGAATGAAAAAGTAAGATGCCTTATAATAGGTTCAGGACCTGCGGGTTACACAGCTGCAATTTATGCTGCCCGCGCCAATCTTTCCCCTGTGTTGTATGAAGGTTTACAACCGGGCGGACAATTAACAACTACCACTGAAGTAGAAAACTTTCCCGGTTATCCCGAAGGAATTACCGGACCCGAATTAATGGAAGATTTGAAAAAACAAGCCGAACGTTTTGGTACAGATGTTCGTTTTGGGATGGCTTCGGCTACCGATTTATCTTCCAAACCATATAAAGTTACCATTGACAGCGAAAAAGTTATTGAAACCGATGCTTTAATTATTGCTACAGGCGCTACTGCAAAATATCTCGGAATTCCCGACGAAACAAAATATGCGGGCGCAGGAGTTTCTGCCTGTGCTACTTGCGACGGTTTTTTCTATCGTAATTTAAATGTAGCTGTGGTTGGAGGTGGAGATACCGCAGCCGAAGAGGCGACTTATCTCTCCAATATTGCAAAAAAAGTATATTTAATTATCCGAAAAGATTATATGCGCGCATCAAAAATTATGCAGGAACGCGTGCTGGCAAATCCAAAAATCGAAGTGCTTTTTGAGCACGAAACACTTGGTTTAACCGGCGATAAAGTTGTTCAGGGGGCGGATTTGGTAAAAAGACGCGGAAAACCCGATGAAGAAAAAGTGCATATTGATATTGACGGATTTTTTCTTGCTATCGGACACAAACCAAATTCCAATATTTTCAAACCTTGGATTGAAACAGACGAGGTTGGTTATATAAAAACCGTTCCGGGAACGCCAAAAACAAATCTCGAAGGTGTTTTTGCTTGCGGTGATGTTGCTGATCCTCATTATCGTCAGGCAATTACGGCAGCAGGAACAGGATGTCAGGCAGCTATGGAAACCGAAAGATATTTGAGCGAAAAAGGGTTGTAATGAACAATTATCAAATAAAATAAGGGGGCGTTTTTGCGCCCTTTATTGTCTTTATTTATTCAATGTTCCGATTATTCCATTTTTTGTAACAGTTTCAGCATTTATGTTTATTGTTTTACAAGAACTGTTGTTGCTGAAAGTAATTACGGCGTTTCCGTTTGCGTCTGTTTTCGCATTTGGATTCCAATATAATGTACGCCGATGATCATATTCATTTGGAGTTGATGTGTTTGGAGGAATGTTGAAAAATTCTTTTACCGGAGAATATCCTTGAAAATGAGTATTTCTGATGCCTGTAACATTATTGCGAGATTTAAATTCTTGATTTGTATAAATAAAAACTACTACTTCACTCCCAGTTAATGAGTCTATTTTTGAATTACTGTACAAAAAAGATGTGCCTTCCTGCTCGTTTATGGAAATGGTTTCTATTTGATCTATTATTAAAGTTGATAATTCGTCGTACGTACACATTGGTTTATTATTTATAGAACTTATCCCGGCAAAAAGACTGTTATTATCCAAGCAAAAAATGACATTTTTATTTTTATATCTTCCTTGAAGATAATGATTGTTATCTATAATATCGTAGCTAAAGTAAGGATTTTGTTGTTGAATAAATTCAAGTATGTTATTCGACAGGTTTTTATCACTGTCAATCAAATTATCGGCATATTTCTCCACATTATATACTATGGAAGCATCTCTCAGTCCTTCTCCTTCTCTTTTCCATTTTTTATTTCCTTTTATGGTAACTTCGTTCAAAAGTTGGATTTTTTCGCTTAAGGATCTTTCTTTTATCAAACTATCTTCATTTACAATATCCGATTGAATTGACTTTTCAGAGATACTGTCTGTTAATGTGTCGCCGATTGTAATGTTATTTGTAGGAATTTTTTCTTCACAGTAATCATATATTTTTAAGGGCAGGCTGAACATTCTATCCAAAACAATATTATTCTCTTTACGTTTATTGTTCTCTTTGGTTTGAATGGTTAGATTTTGCCTTCCGTAAAAATCTGTAATAGAAAAATTAAATTTCCCATCTTCATCGGTAAGTGTGTTTCCGTGTTGTGAAGTAGTATCGTTTGTGAGAAACATAAGTACGCTGACGTTTGGTTTGGGTTTGTTACGAAAGAGGGACTTTACGGTTCCCTCAACATATAATCCTTTTTCCATTGGTTGACTCATTGTTCGAGGAGTTTCATTGGTCATTTCTTTCCAAATATATCGGCTCCAACCTTGCGTGAGCATTAATAAATCAAGCGCTTGTAGATGTTTTTTATCATCGCTCTCAAAATAGTAATTAGGTTCTTCAATGTATCCTCTTAAATCTGACGATAACAGCAAATCAGAGAGAATATTGTTTACATAAAAATTATTTGGACTTAAAGAAGCGTCTCTTACAGCCACAGAAAAGCTGGTGGAAATCGGTTGATTGTTTTTATCGGTTAAACTAAATGACAGATTTATATTTTCAAACGGCTGATAAGTTGGTTTCTCTTGAGTAACTTGCATCTGCATTTCGCTGTGGTGGTTAATAAATATCATTCGTTCGCTTAAAACTTCTCCATTAGCATTAAAAAGAGTAATTTGTGAAACTCCCGAAGGAAATATGTTTTTAGGATATGTCAAATAAACGGTATTATCATTATTCCAAACCACTTTTTCAAAAGCATACAAAAAACCTCTGCAAGCAATATTTATTCCTAATGTGTCTGACGACTGATTTTCACTTTTTTGTATGCAAATATTTACTTTGTCTTTTATATAATTATTTATACTCATTGCAAATCCTTTGGGCTTAATCTCGGGAAGTGAAAAAGTATAATTTTTATTTAGATAAGTAACTTTTGCCGTATATTTACCTGAATCAGGCATAAATGAAAATGCTCCCATTCCATTATGTGCAGTAGAAAATTCGGTTATTAACTCGTTGTTTTCATTATAAATTTCTCCTGAAACAGTTGCGTTTTCTCCTTTACTTCCGGTGGCTTTGAACGCCACCATCGAAGTGATTCTTTTTACTAAATTTCCTCCTTCAGGATAGAATGTAACGGAGAGTTTTTCTTTTTGGTTATATTCTTTTCTTATTTTTGGAATACGAGTAGAATATGGTCTTTCTGTGATAACAGATTTATAATCTCCATCGGTTTTGGGATTGTCGCATACGGCAAAAACGCGTGAAAAATAATTGTCGCTTCCGAAATTAAGCATATAACGAGTATAAGCTCTTACCTCATAATAACCTCCGTAGTTGTAGTTTTGTAAATCAAATTCCCCGTTACATTGTCCGTCTTCAATTTTTAGTTTTCTTGTATCAAGTATATTGCCTTCGGCATTTAGAAGCTCTACATAAAGTATTTTACTCAATTCGCTGAGAGAGTTTCTGTTAGCTTGTACAACGTATGCTTTAAACCACATAGTTTCGCCCAGATAATATTCTGTATTATCAAAATGAAGGTAAACTTTTTCCTGAGGGAAGTTTTTTGAAAATGTTATAAAACGATTAGTTAAATACGATAAATTATGAGAAGTGTTTTGAGCGGATAAAGTAATATTTATACAAAAAAATAATCCCCAAAAAATGCGGTATATAATTCTGAGTTTCATGGCGTTTTTATGTTTCAAAGGTATAAAATAAAAATGAATTTGTAAGTCTTTGAGAAATATATACACTTATTTGACGTATTTTTATCTTAAAAGTAAATTGATAATTTCTATTTTTGTAACTCCTAAGAAAATAGAATGGATTTTTTCCTTTCTTTGTGATTGCACTACATTAATTTATTGTCCTTTTTTGAATGATTCTCAACATTATGAAAAATATTAAATTCCTCGTTGCGATAATATTGATATTTGGATTCGGAATTACACAATTATGCTCTCAAACTGTTGGCGCCAATAATAATCTCACAGCACAACCTATTCCGGATAGAACATTATATTTCAACTTGTCAGATTCCGGAGTGTCAAAACCTATTACATGGGGATTAGATTTAGCTTGGCTAAGCGAGACGAATATTCGAAGAGGAATCGCTTATATGGGATTGGACAAAATAGATATAGTACGATCATCATTTACTCCTACAGACTCATTAATTGACGGTGATCTTAAAACCGCAGAGCTCAACACACTCAATGCCAGGTTGAAAATAATGGATTTGCTTGATTCACATACAGTTGTTATGTTAAACGATGATAATCCAACTGTTTCGTCCTGGTATAAAGGAAATGCTCAACACTGGGCACAGTTGATGGATGTAACAACAAGACGAGTTCAGGAGCATGGACGCAAAGTAATTTCCATTGCCCCCTTTAATGAACCCGACAATACTTCTGCAGGACAAGGAACTATTACTGATTTTTATAATATATGCGGAGAATTAAGAAATAATCCGAGATTTGACAGTATCCGTATATCAGGAGGAAATACACTTAATACTGATTATGCTTTAGCTTGGTACAATCCTTTAAAAAGTAGATTGAACGAAGGAAATACACATCAACTTGCTGGTAGTTTTGATAATTATGTCAATTTCTTCGAAACGGTAAGAACAAACGGTCATTATGCTACAAATGACGAATTGCATAACGTGATGGAGGCAATGGTAGGAGTGGAATACGGAATGCAAAACGGAATATGGTGGGGAACAGCCGAACTTGCTCGTGGAGAATTCGTAAAAGCCAGTTATGGCAAGCGGCTTGGTTATGCCGA
The genomic region above belongs to uncultured Paludibacter sp. and contains:
- a CDS encoding membrane hypothetical protein (Evidence 5 : Unknown function), which translates into the protein MQSRIISSAMKYALILGAFFSLNFLFAVSQNSFLILLSNLILILSIVYTYRFTVRYRDIENNGAISYGYAFLYILLLYFFASIIAGAVVLIYCKFVNPAYLLSMMEDPNMQKSISIVTSMMGISEKQVEESLNLLLSPTTYALQYIWGNTFLGVIVGLVLAVFVKKNAHNS
- a CDS encoding Cell division protein FtsK/SpoIIIE, with protein sequence MAPKKPIKNQPSSNKGTKASPSRHKEESSFSQIVKFLKDERTHYILGLFIAVIVIFLLLSFVSYFFTGAADKSVFDNIGFRESIQIRSSVKNWTSVLGAFFSETLIDNWFGISAFAILFFLIAAALKLMKVKFISVWKAFFHSFFWLIWLSVFLGFITRLVPYIQPTFFSLGGKHGEFISEELNSFIGVPGTGLALLAALIIYFIFTWNGTIHFLNRVLFKKNKNTFFDEEEERQVAVGTEIVPEEWMTRNNSKTSQDLLDEEDEELEELVEKVSFEVTKAPKTEEEDVVEEYAEEENDDPNYNIGRLGKYDPTLDLSSYKPPTLDLLKVYGNEDETQVDMAEQNANKNRIISTLKNFGIEIDSIKATVGPTITLYEIVPKSGIRISKIRNLESDIMLSLAATGIRIIAPIPGKGTIGIEVPNQDPQVVSMHSVIASKKFQEAKFDLPVVFGKTITNEVFMVDLTKMPHLLVAGATGQGKSVGLNAIITSLLYKKHPSQLKFVLVDPKKVEFNIYAAIEKHFLAKLPDGEDAIITDTSKVVQTLNSLCIEMDDRYDLLKKAHVRNIKEYNEKFFNRQLNPEKGHRFLPYIVVIVDEFGDLIMTAGKEVEMPIARIAQLARAVGIHMIIATQRPSVNIITGVIKANFPARVAFRVSSMIDSRTILDAPGANQLVGRGDMLFSQGSDLIRVQCAFVDTPEVEDIALYIGQQRGYPTAFYLPEYVGPEGEGIDVASVDMTKRDPMFEEAARLMVASQVGSTSNIQRKFSIGYNRAGRIMDQLEVAGIVGPSEGSKARQVLVQTEYELEHILKHLG
- a CDS encoding Glycosyl transferase family 2, with protein sequence MDISVIVPLYNEEESLPKLYEWIEKVMKENNFTYEVIFINDGSTDNSWKVIEGLQKEAPKNVRGIKFRHNYGKSPALFCGFQAAEGDVVITMDADLQDSPDEIPELYSMIMKEDYDLVSGWKKKRYDSKLTKNLPSKLYNATARKVTGLKLHDMNCGLKAYRKDVVKNIEVYGEMHRYIPYLAKNAGFTSIGEKIVEHRKREFGNSKFGLSRFVNGYLDLITLWFMSKFGKKPMHFFGLIGTLMFLLGLISVIAVGANKLLALYSHTRAPLVTENPYFYLALVAMILGTLLFVTGFLAEIITRNAPERNNYNIEKEI
- the nth gene encoding Endonuclease III gives rise to the protein MQIFFTSLYPDNYWDSSEEEKLKNRFMTKRERYNHIIAWFQENRPIAETELEYKDAFGLLVAVILSAQCTDKRVNMITPKLLEAFPTPEVMAETTSEVVFEYIKSCSYPNNKAKHLVGMAKTLVSEFGGVVPDTVENLQKLPGVGRKTANVIASVVFNLPAMAVDTHVFRVSERLGLTTNSKNPLQTEKELVKHIPAELLPKAHHWLILHGRYVCIARKPKCEECGLKVWCRYYEKNVKI
- a CDS encoding Outer membrane lipoprotein carrier protein LolA; translated protein: MKKVTFIASLLMAFTMFTANAQSDAKAVGIIEKILNLSKTNAVKTNFTLTVKSVSAENQTVKGDITMKGNKFVLNTNDMNVFFDGKTQWAYREDLNEVSITNPTEKELAETNPIAILAAYKAKSVMKIAKKTASMYVIQLTPKDAKSDVKKILVNVNKTNNYPLSLQLTDKKGTVSTLTLTQFKSNLKVADSEFVFNKNKYKDVEVNDLR
- the trxB gene encoding thioredoxin reductase, FAD/NAD(P)-binding (Evidence 2a : Function from experimental evidences in other organisms; PubMedId : 10595539, 10947986, 14245401, 1575737, 2067578, 3288628, 7934832, 8114095, 8380150; Product type e : enzyme); protein product: MNEKVRCLIIGSGPAGYTAAIYAARANLSPVLYEGLQPGGQLTTTTEVENFPGYPEGITGPELMEDLKKQAERFGTDVRFGMASATDLSSKPYKVTIDSEKVIETDALIIATGATAKYLGIPDETKYAGAGVSACATCDGFFYRNLNVAVVGGGDTAAEEATYLSNIAKKVYLIIRKDYMRASKIMQERVLANPKIEVLFEHETLGLTGDKVVQGADLVKRRGKPDEEKVHIDIDGFFLAIGHKPNSNIFKPWIETDEVGYIKTVPGTPKTNLEGVFACGDVADPHYRQAITAAGTGCQAAMETERYLSEKGL
- a CDS encoding putative Alpha amylase catalytic domain / Fn3-associated multi-domain protein (Evidence 3 : Putative function from multiple computational evidences), coding for MVISNFEAQNTYINTYFNLIIMKKTFITLFALFLFFYPTFIKAQAPAQATDVMLQAFYWDSYSDSKWTTLNSQASELAQSFTMLWLPPSGDANSPYSNTMGYTDVYWFKQNSSFGTQTELQTLISNLKSQGTRCIADIVINHRNGVTSWTDFPSETYNGVTYTWGSWAICNSDECVAAGYAATGAPEGYKPDGTRCDDFGGARDLDHSNVTVQNTIKAYLQFMKNDMGYDGWRYDMTKGYPANYTAMYNDAAGAYYSVGEYWDGAYDPQVAWIDATSKKSTTFDWSFKYALNNASGGDLTKLVWTYNGANQPAGIIHNPNYRRYATTFIDNHDTYRDSNKFTGDVLMANAFMICSPGIPCVFLPHWKQYKSQIQAMIAARRAVQVHSESAVTVNQSASNLYVATVTGKTGSLIVKLGSGSYSAPSDYTLATSGNDYAIWTKGGSVLPILTVTPASGTYITGQTVTMTATGSADIYYTSDGTTPTSSSTKYTSPITLPVGPTTVKAIAINANGSSSVTSNSYTIVDKKTSITVRFKAPTTWTSVDVYVWEVINGTASELLGKWPGTAVTKDAAGYYTYTVTNFTQPTINVIFNNANKGEQTVDLSTTDNICWNVGSVAATSPNVKYNADVDASCVTAVEKIPADNWKIYPNPTSGILHLDLPETVNKVVISSVLGAKIKELEVMSKQIDISSYPSGMYFITISDNNGAVSTKPIMKK